The Onthophagus taurus isolate NC unplaced genomic scaffold, IU_Otau_3.0 ScKx7SY_14, whole genome shotgun sequence genome includes a region encoding these proteins:
- the LOC139432297 gene encoding uncharacterized protein: MQLTGFGGGQNKVLCNEKVCVRLMVDEVFVNGVEVFVVPDDAQNVAMIIGRSFTERPEIAYARVGEELVFGWKDTLPFKDFQIPESKKTTVMAEKDAIVKAGVMNLIMAETQCGEYLIVPIVNERQEDFVLEKGMTIAEIRGSKVAGVRMIKRNEPTRVTDAMINCDGDESVRNELVELCNEFRGCFALSVDELGCTNKTEMDIKDSGNPVRKKPYRASFTEREKMKGILKEWREAGLVTQTTSPYASPCLLVTKRSGEPRLVVDYRALNQQTEKASFPLPSLDEQFVGLSGCRLFSQLDLGSAYLQIPLTESTKQKTAFVTLDKTGQF, from the coding sequence ATGCAGCTGACCGGTTTTGGTGGTGGACAAAATAAGGTACTTTGTAACGAAAAGGTTTGCGTAAGACTTATGGTAGACGAGGTTTTTGTGAATGGCGTGGAAGTGTTTGTGGTGCCGGACGATGCACAAAATGTAGCGATGATAATCGGACGTTCGTTTACGGAAAGACCTGAAATTGCTTACGCGCGCGTTGGGGAAGAACTAGTTTTCGGTTGGAAGGATACCTTGCCGTTCAAGGATTTCCAAATTCCGGAATCAAAGAAAACAACCGTTATGGCCGAAAAGGATGCGATTGTTAAAGCCGGAGTAATGAACTTGATTATGGCGGAGACACAGTGTGGTGAATATCTTATTGTTCCAATAGTAAATGAGAGACAAGAAGATTTTGTCCTGGAGAAAGGTATGACTATTGCCGAAATTCGTGGTTCGAAAGTAGCTGGGGTCCGAATGATCAAGAGAAATGAACCGACAAGAGTCACAGATGCTATgattaattgtgatggagacGAGTCAGTGCGGAATGAGTTAGTGGAACTGTGTAATGAGTTTCGGGGGTGTTTCGCATTGTCAGTCGATGAACTAGGGTGTACGAACAAAACGGAAATGGACATCAAGGACAGTGGAAATCCGGTGCGAAAGAAGCCGTACAGAGCATCATTTACGGAACGGGAGAAGATGAAGGGCATTTTGAAGGAATGGAGAGAAGCTGGATTAGTAACACAGACGACTTCACCTTATGCTTCTCCTTGTCTTCTGGTTACGAAACGGAGTGGTGAGCCTCGACTTGTGGTTGATTACAGAGCTTTAAATCAGCAAACAGAAAAGGCAAGTTTCCCCTTACCATCTTTAGACGAACAATTCGTTGGGTTGAGCGGATGTCGACTTTTCAGTCAACTAGATTTGGGTAGCGCGTACCTGCAGATTCCACTCACCGAATCAACAAAGCAAAAAACTGCATTTGTAACACTGGATAAGACTGGCCAATTTTAA
- the LOC111416594 gene encoding uncharacterized protein yields MEAISFILLLVISMACGNHHVSEYSSSISNEDVNDAAIEEIERYIRKIRYTQTDYGNIKMNQNMSENSTELKNEETTHSRHLLISDLFPEDINSTIPLMVPYNDSEKIAEATLTPATWDHTNVQINPSLPDAHAEESYPVNQIGEIPILPAHGLSDPVPIIRLTFGRFNINYTDNKMNTTEPVIDNNMLKQEINTNNSESLSQPQILFDLIDNTNDSLEQTPKNTKSFNIVIRFKRSLKSKRHRWSSILINGDYSTPQPCQNCRSTVTSKSTSVNLPITTTESITKQVPKDYNVQVNSVTKNDEAQKDLPLSTIIAPTYRPCLTCRPRTTSKPVYTPKGRNGKGRGYYYK; encoded by the coding sequence ATGGAGGCCATTTCTTTCATACTTCTATTGGTTATTTCAATGGCATGTGGTAACCACCATGTTTCCGAATATTCGTCAAGTATATCAAACGAAGATGTCAATGATGCAGCTATTGAAGAAATTGAACGTTATATTCGTAAAATTCGTTATACTCAAACCGATTACGGCAACATCAAGATGAATCAAAATATGTCTGAAAATTCTACTGAACTAAAAAACGAAGAAACAACACATTCTAGACATTTATTAATATCGGACCTATTTCCAGAAGATATAAATTCCACCATACCTCTAATGGTACCGTATAATGATTCAGAGAAGATAGCTGAGGCAACTTTAACGCCAGCTACGTGGGATCATACCAATGTGCAAATTAATCCAAGTTTACCAGATGCTCACGCGGAAGAATCTTATCCAGTCAATCAAATTGGAGAAATCCCAATACTTCCAGCTCATGGTTTATCTGATCCAGTTCCTATAATAAGATTAACATTTGGCCGCTTCAACATCAATTATACCGATAACAAAATGAATACCACCGAACCAgttattgataataatatgCTCAAACaggaaataaatacaaataactcTGAAAGCTTGAGCCAACCACAAATATTATTCGACCTAATCGATAACACAAATGATTCTCTGGAACAAACGCCTAAAAATacgaaaagttttaatattgtCATACGTTTCAAAAGAAGTCTTAAAAGTAAGAGACATCGATGGTCGTCGATTCTAATTAATGGCGATTATTCAACTCCTCAACCATGCCAAAACTGCAGATCAACAGTCACGAGCAAGTCAACATCTGTAAACCTTCCGATAACTACAACTGAATcgataacaaaacaagtaccTAAAGATTATAACGTGCAGGTGAATAGTGTAACTAAAAATGATGAAGCACAAAAGGATCTGCCTTTATCTACTATAATTGCCCCAACATATCGACCATGCTTAACATGTAGACCAAGAACTACCAGTAAACCAGTATATACACCAAAAGGCCGAAATGGAAAAGGGCGTGGATATTACTACAAATAA